One window of the Salvia miltiorrhiza cultivar Shanhuang (shh) chromosome 6, IMPLAD_Smil_shh, whole genome shotgun sequence genome contains the following:
- the LOC130990311 gene encoding probable glutathione S-transferase: MNPKMGEVKVLGLYSSFPCARVLWALKLKGITYQLIQEDLLNKSPLLLQMNPIHKKVPVLIHNHSPIIESLLILEYIDETWNAAYSLMPRDPYHRSLARFWAKFADEKVVVSVFEAMKLEGEEKEAAVVAAQETLQLLEKQIEGKKFFGGEKMGYLDLVVGWISLWLPAMEQVGGMKLLDSERFPSLCEWTHNFVQVPAIHECLPPKENIVDYFQGGLNYLRSLQASKT, translated from the exons ATGAATCCAAAGATGGGAGAAGTGAAGGTGCTTGGCTTATACTCAAGCTTCCCATGCGCCCGAGTTTTGTGGGCTCTCAAACTCAAAGGCATAACCTACCAACTCATCCAAGAGGACTTGCTCAACAAGAGTCCTCTCCTCCTGCAAATGAACCCTATCCATAAGAAAGTTCCTGTCCTCATACACAACCACAGCCCCATCATCGAGTCTCTCCTCATTCTTGAATACATCGATGAAACGTGGAACGCCGCCTACTCCTTGATGCCCCGGGATCCATATCATCGCAGCCTAGCTCGTTTCTGGGCTAAGTTTGCTGACGAAAAG GTTGTTGTAAGCGTATTCGAAGCCATGAAACtggaaggggaagaaaaggaggCGGCCGTCGTTGCAGCACAAGAAACACTGCAACTTTTGGAGAAGCAGATTGAAGGGAAGAAGTTTTTCGGAGGGGAGAAGATGGGGTACCTGGATTTAGTGGTGGGGTGGATAAGCTTGTGGCTTCCGGCAATGGAACAAGTCGGAGGAATGAAGCTACTCGACTCAGAGAGGTTCCCTTCACTCTGTGAATGGACTCACAACTTCGTGCAGGTTCCCGCCATCCATGAATGCCTTCCACCCAAAGAAAACATAGTCGACTACTTCCAGGGTGGCCTCAACTATCTGCGTTCGCTGCAAGCATCCAAGACTTAA